The Salvia hispanica cultivar TCC Black 2014 unplaced genomic scaffold, UniMelb_Shisp_WGS_1.0 HiC_scaffold_119, whole genome shotgun sequence genome includes the window TTTGAATGCCTTATAGCGTACATACATGTTGATCACAAagacttcactctaaccatggaatacttcactctaagcacgttttatttcactgaaatgaaaatatagtgcactataagcatggatcacaaacacttcactctaagcatgtaatacttcactttaagcacgttttacttcactgaactgaaaaaacagtgcactataagcaaggatcacaaacacttcactctaaccacattttacttcactgagatcaccataagcatgcatcacaaacacttcactctaaccatagaatacttcactctatgcacattttacttcactaaaatgaaaaaatagtgcactataagcacggatcacaaacactttaTTCTGACcatagaatacttcactctaagcacgttttacttcactgaaatgaaaaaatagtgaaccataagcatggatcacaaacacttcactctaagcatggaatacttcactctaagcacgttttacttcactgaaatgaaaaaatagtgcactataagcatggatcacaaacacttcactctaagcatggaatacttcactttaagcacgttttacttcattgaactgaaaaaatattgcactataagcaaggatcacaaacacttcactctaaacatggactacttcactctaagcactttttacttcactaagatgaaaaaacagatcaccataagcatgcatcacaaacacttcactctaaccatagaatacttcactctatgcacATTGTACTTCActaagatgaaaaagtagtgcactataagcacggatcacaaacacttcactctaaccatagaatacttcactctaagcacgttttacttcactgagatgaaaaaacagatcactataagcatgcatcacaatgacttcactctaacaatagaatacttcactctatgcactatttacttcattgagatgaaaaaatagttcacTATAAGCACGGATCACAagcacttcactctaaccatggaatacttcactctaagcacgttttactttactgaaatgaaaaaatagtgcaatataagcatggatcaaaaacacttcactctaagcatggaatacttcactctaagcacattttatttcactgagatgaaaaaacataTCACTATAAGTacggatcacaaacacttcactctaagcattttacttcactgggATGAAAAAACAGATCACTATAAGCAttcatcacaaacacttcactctaaccatagAATACTTCACCCtatgcacattttacttcactctatgcactatagtgaagtatattgtgtgTACAATTTTGTATGGgttttatagtgaagtatgtTGCctttagagtgaagtgtatTGTCTTTATATGTGTAGTATATTGTGATTACATATTTAAGCACTCAAaacatatttcattatatactaacatcaacatatgcttcataTGCATTTTTACGAGTGAACTGTTATGAAGGTAAAGTGGATCAATTTTGTCTTACAGTGCACCATCTTTGATCGTCTCACAAATTCATGAGATAGAAAAATCAACTCTTGCGATGAAATACTGAATTAACAATCATGAAATCGACTATTAGCGATGTAGAAATCAGCTCTTGCGATGAAAATTGATATAGCAGATCGTGAAATTAACAATTGACGATGGAGAAATCAGCTCTTGCGATGAAAATTGATATAGCAGATCGTGAAATTAACAATTGACGATGGAGAAATCAGCTCTTGCGATGAAAGTGATATAGCAGTTCGTGAAATCGACAATTAAGATGAGGAAATAAGCTATTGAGATGAAGATTTTGCAAGATGTGATTGTTGAACATGAGCGTGAGCGATGGAGATTGTAGCAAATCTGCATAAGTCTTGTTGCATCTTGCTGAAGCGATGGACTCCGtcgaggaagaagatgattcTCTCGTTGTTGCGCAAGACGTTGGTGATGGCGCAGATGGAGATGAAGTTGTAGGAGGTGGAAGAGGAGCACGAGAAGGTGAGGGTGCGAGCATGGAGGTTTATCGGTGCGGAACGGAGTAGGGCGTCGCCGAAATGTAGGTGTTTTGATTCTGTGTGAGCAAATCTGGATGAAGCGTGAATCTCCATAGAATATGGTTTCCAAAAATGCCCTTGTTAATTaccttttaattaaaatatgtaaaaatagttaagccataggattaatttggAGTATTAAGATGTGTGGCTGAGATTTgttctctctatatatatatagagtagtgATATGGGGCAAGTGCCCATTAAgtatataactagagaataaatctcagccacaagattaaaaaatcaagGGCTGGTATTTAGTCAtgtgattttcaaaattgaagcAGAATTACTTCACTATGTGAATGATTCGGTTCACTATAAGAATGTGGGGGCATAATAGACTTTTCAATGGTTTAAATGAAATAGGTTCAATTTGTTTCCCCATTTCCAGATTTCATTCTCGCTCTAATTCTCTCCAATGTGATGGGATATCCTCTTCAATTCTGCGTTTTCTTCCTCATTCCCTTGCTAGGGTTTAGTcgatttttcatattttcccACAATAAGGAAGATAGTCACGAAGAAGAGGGGAAAACTAAAggtaatttgtaatttttttatttgttgaatttgtttttcgttttattttaaaatttctgtatattttgttatttgttatCAATTTGCTGGACCAGGTTcttgatttgttgaatctggttcaaaaattcatttgttttctatttGCTAAATCTGTTTCTGCAGAAACTAATGAAAAAAGGAGTGAATTATTGGTTCACTCTGtagaaattaatgaaaagagGACAAAACTGAAGGTCTGTTGTAATTTTCACTTCAGCTGTTTCTCGATTTGGTTCATTCTACGTGAATGAATTAGTTGTTGTGTACGAGTGGACTATATTGATTTTTCATCTTAGTGAAGCAAAAACGTTCTTAGAGGAAGTAttacatggttagagtgaagttttttttatccatgTTATTAGAGATCagttttttcatctcagtgaagtaaaacgtgcttaaagtgaactattccatggttagagtgaagtgtttttGATCCATGCTTACAGtgcactgttttttcatttcagtgaagtaaaatgtgcttagagtgaagtatttcatggttagagtgaagtgtttgtgatgcatgttattagtaatctattttttcatctcagtgaagtaaaaagtgcttagagtgaagtatttcatggttagagtgaagtgtttgtgatccatgttattagtgatctgttttttcatctaagtgaagtaaaatgtgcttaaagtgaagtattacatggttagagtgaagtgtttgtgatctcAGTGAAGTCAAAACatgtttagagtgaagtattccatgcttagagtgaagtgtttgtgatgcatgttattagtgatctgttttttcaacccagtgaaataaaatgtgcttaaagtgaagtattccatggttaaaGAGAAGTgattgtgatccatgcttatagtgcactgtttttttattgaagtaaaacgtgcttagagtgaagtatttcatggttagagtgaagtgtttgtgatgcatgttattagtgatctGTTTTTTTAACTcggtgaagtaaaatgtgcttaaagtgaagtatttcatggttatagtgaagtgtttgtgatccatgttattagtgatctgttttttcatctcagtgaagtaaaatgtgcttagagtgaagtatttcatggttagagtgaagtgtttgtgattcaTATTATTAGTGATCTCAATAACGGACCCAGGAGTTGAAACTCGTGGGGTCGAATACAATTGATATAATAATAagctatttaaataattatttacaaaaattatttataatttaaatacagtactattctaatttattttctaacttaaatatttttaaaaattatttaactttttttaaaataatcactttgatgtttatcaataattagaaaataaatcaacgacttaaataaaaataaaataatatagttatctttaattaatctaTCTATCTTAGCTAAGTAATTCTTCCCATCATATTTTAGATAAAGGAGCCGACTAATTTGAATAGTAGGCCCGATTATTTGGCCCATTTCATTAACCTAGCTAATTGCTGAagtacaaatttcaaatttagaattaaaacgTCTTCTTCCTTGTAATTCGTCTGAACTCTCCGTCCAAActctatttctctcttctaTTCTTTTCATTGTCATTTTCTATGTCCCCAAATACCTAATTAAAGGGTGAAGAATTGCAGTGGAGATCCTCGGCTTGAGGTTAAGACGGAGCTCTGTGGGGTCGAAGGTGGAGTTGCGCCGGATCTCGGAGGTCCATCAATGGAGTTTCCGGTAGCACTCGGCGGACGACGGTGGGGTCGGTCGACCCCACTCGACCCCACCTGGGTCCGTCATTGAGTGATCTGTTTTTTCAacttagtgaagtaaaatgtgcttaaagtgaagtattccatggttaaagtgaagtgtttgtgatccatgcttatagtgcactgttttttcatttctggGAAGTAAAACATGCGCATAGTGGAGTATTTCATGGTTCGAGTGAAGGttttgtgatgcatgttattagtgatcagttttatcattttagtgaagtaaaatgtacTTAGAGTGAATTATTTCATGGTTatagtgaagtgtttgtgatgcatattattagtgatctgttttttcatctcagtgaagtaatatgctcttaaagtgaagtattatatggttagagtgaagtgtttgttaTGCATGTGATTAGGTTTACAATGAACTAGAATACTCTTTACAGTGAACTACCTCTGATATTCATGATAATGCATTGCAGAGAAtgtatttttatcattatttgacaaaaatgaGTTATCACATGCAATGCAAATTAATAAAGGATGTGAACATAAAAAGGCTAAAAATGCCATGgagaacaaaatcaaatgtagaagattatggaatttttttgatgagacaTATGGAATGTTATTATGGTAGGTGGGAACAAGATTGGAAATGTGGATTATTTACAAGAAGCAAGGGAATACTCCAAAGACTAAGAGTGAAGTATTGCAGCTCATTAATGTTGTCGGAAACAACCATGAGTCATTGAAGAACTTGGCAACATCAAAGCATTATGAAGAATGTGGGAAAAACATGGATatagatgtggaaaaaataaatgtaaactTCATACGTTCATGAAATATTGTAGAAAACttcatttaaattcaatagccagttcttattttacttttaatatctTGTTCACTATTTACTTCACTGTTGTAcctatttacttcactatatgcataatatacttcattatataCACAATATACTTCAGTGATATGGAAAACAGTTCactataatcaatatttacttcactataaaacATATTTACTTTCCTATAGAGCATATTCAAATGTTTaccaaaatttttttaaggatCGTGTTTGTAACTATAAAGCAGTTTTACATCACTCTACATTAGAGTTACTACaatgtataatatttcaacTTCACGGCAAGTATATATTCACTATAAATGAACCAAAACATGTAATAAGTGAACTAAAGACTTGTAAGCTatattgctctgttttcatttcagtgaagtaaaacgtacttagagtgaagtattccatggttagagtgaggtgtttgtgatgcatgtttacagtgctctgtttttttcattttagtggaGTAcaacgtgcttagagtgaagtatttcatgattagagtgaagtgtttgtgatgcatgcttatagtgcactgttttttcatctcagtgaagtataCACgtgtttagagtgaagtgtttttgatccatgcttatagtgcactgttttttcatttcagtgaagtaaaacgtgcatagagtgaagtatttcatggttagagtgaagtttttgtgatgcatgcttatagtgcactattttataatttcagtgaagtaaaatgtgcttagagtgaagtattacatGTTTAGagtatacttcactctaagcatgcataatatacttcactatatgcacaatatacgTCACTGTACTCTCAATATACTTATTGATATGGAAAACAGTACactataatcaatatttacttcactataaagcATATCAATTATAATGTTGGGCTTGTAAGCAATAAAAAGAACACATATTAAGTGATGTATGTATATTGTGcttatagtgatgtatattatGCATGCTTTATAATGTATAATGAGTATATAGTGATGTAtgttgtgcatatagtgaagtaaattatGCATGTCTTataatctaatattttttcatttctatgaagtatattgagcatatagtaatgcatttaatatttatagtgaaatgttgtttatagtgaattaaatatgatgtttgttattttagtgaagtaaagtgaactaattttatcttaaagTGCACCATCTTCGATCATctcataattcaattcatGAGATGGTGAATTCAACTCTTGTgatgaaatattgaattagTAGATCCTGAAATCGACAATTGACGATGGAGAAATCATCTTTTGAGatgatatacatatatagtagATTGCGAAATCCACAAGTGAGATGGAGAAATCAGCTCTTGCAATGAAGATTTTGCAATTAACAATGAAGATTGCTGAGCGTAAGCGTAAACGATGAAGATTGCAACAAATCAACATGAGTCTTGCTACGTCTTGTTGACGCGATGGAATTTCTCGAGGAAGAGAGGAGTTCTACTGTTGTTACGACGCCGCTCCACATCGACGGCGTCGGAGACCTCTTAGTGGTTGGCGGTGATGGATGAGAGGGATATGAAGTTGCAGGAGGCGGAAGAggaacatatatatatatatatatatataggattgtgatcaattgagattatttaggctaattgagaaatgagatgcaatatcagccactcatttttattaaatgagtggtccagattttgccacacaataaatatttttagattaatttaatatgaaagggtAGAATGGTAAATGTTGATTCCTTGCATCTGGACGCATTGTTGGGAGAGAAAAATTGGGTTTCGATCTGAAAATCCCCAAAACAGAGAAGAAAACCTCTCAATCTCGACTGCAATTGAGCGGCGAGGCATCAATTGGGGAGTGCTGAAGAAGAGCTTATGCCCGCCGTGGGGGTGACGCGGCGCGGATGCGCCGGTGTGCGATTTCCGTCTCGAAACGTAGGGTGAAACGGAGTGGTGAAACAACAGAGGCTGTGGCAGCTGTGAATTGAGCTTGCAGCGATCATGTAGCGCATGTTTGAGCGCCGCCTGCGCCTGCGATTGCGCTGATATGACGGCGACGAGGTGGTGGCAGCTCGATCATGTCTCCGCCGGAAGAGCTGCCACAGCAGGGAGCCGGACGCCGTCGCCTAAAGTGACGGCAGACAAGCTGACGAAGTCGAAATCtaataatcaatcaattaacGCGGACGGCGAATTCAGCTTCGTGTTCAGGCAGCTCGCCGGAATCACGAGCGCGAATCTGAGGAGCGAGCCGTCGCCGTTCCGGACTTGGCGAGCGCTTGGAGGAGCTTCGACGAGTAGATTTGCTGCTGCGTCTCCGATTTCCATTCGATTGGTGAGTTTTGGTGCTGATCGTTATTTTCTGCTATATCGCGGCTATGGATTTTCTTCTTGTTCCGTCTCCTCATCGACGATCTACCGGAATTTAGTGCTGGATTCGCTGACAGGAGTGATGATGACATCTTATTAGCTGCTGCTTTTCAATGAATCCAAcgaatttgatttgaagattttgcaGCTGCAGATTCAACAATTAAAGATGAGACAAATTCAATACCACCGCCAGATTATGGAATTGGATGAACTGATTTCAAAGATTGATTCATCAAAATTTGcttttgttataaaatttgaactttttgCAAGCTTGATTATTAATTCGTTTATGGAATTGAAAGTTTTAGGTTTAGATTATCAATTGTGTTGGAGTGAGGAATCAAGCTTAATCATAATGCACTCTAGGTGTTTGGTGATATTTCCTAATTGGGAATTAGTTGCTAAGAGTTAGattctcaattttaatgtcaactacgcacctataatgtcaactacatataggTGATCGGAGAAGGTGAAATGCTGATCGGAGATGGTGAACTTTGGGAGTATTTCACAAAAACAGGAACCCGAAAGCTCACTCTGCATGTCTGTTTAAATTTGGGAGTAAATCGTTTGATAGGGTGAGATGCACTTCAATTTTTGTTCTCATTTCACCGCATCTCTCATACTCTGTTTCTACTTTTCTGGctaattctattttcttttcatgtttTGATTGTTTGAGCTAACACTGTGTGGTTATTTGGGGAAAGTAGATCAGGTTTAGGTGAATTTCTTTGttctcttttccatttttatttatttgaaacaaGCATTTTTGTTGTGGTTGTACCATGTTTTAATTCGAATtcatctattttcttttcatgtttTACTGATTTCTGTAAAATAGAGGCATTTTGATAcgtctctgttttttttttgccttgTAGTGCTTGCTGTGATGACTGTAGACTAAGTAGTTGTTTTTCCTTGATCATGATTTGATGAGTTGCTATTAACTTGTGTTTTTGCTATCAACatttttatgagatttttGCTTCTGTTGCAACCATATTACCATATTTTTGCAGTAGATGATTCAATTGTATTAGATGTGAACTCATTTGAGAGATTGATTTTCCAATATTTGCTTTTGTTATAGGATTTGAACTTTTTGCAAGCttaattgttgatttgtttatAGAATTGGAAGTATTATCAAACAAAACTTGGATTTGGGTTGCAGAATTTACCCCAAGAGAAGATGCCTCAACTTGTATAGATAATCAGGAAGAGGGATGAGCATTTGGCACAGGATGTCAATGAAATTGAGCTTGATATTGAGGCTCTTGATACGGAGACGCTGTGGGAACTTGATCGGTTTGTGACCAATTGGAAGAAGATGGTGAGCAAGACAAAGCGGCAAGCGTTGATGATGAACAACAATCCAGCTGCTGGAGTTTCTATTCCCTCCAGTCCTGTTACTGATGCTGATGTGGTAAGTTAAATTTGCATCAagatttttgtcttttttgtGGTGTTTTCACGTTGCTGGCATATCGTCATCAATATCtacatcttcttcatcattttGTTTCATCATCTTGCCACAATCATCATTCTTGTCGCTCAATGCGCCCTACACAACATTACCAACAACATGAATAAACAGTGAAAACACCacaaaaaagacaaaaatctTGATGCAAATTTAACTTACCACATCAGCATCAGTAACAGGACTGGAGGGAATAGAAACTCCAGCAGCTGGATTGTTGTTCATCATCAACGCTTGCCGCTTTGTCTTGCTCACCATCTTCTTCGAATTGGTCACAAACCGATCAAGTTCCCACAGCGTTTCCGTATCAAGAGCCTCAATATCAAGCTCAATTTCATTGACATCCTGTGCCAAATGCTCATCCCTCTTCCTGATTATCTGTACAAGTTGAGGCATCTTCTCTTGGGGTAAATTCTGCAACCCAAATCCAAGTTTTGTTGACATCCAATTCCTGATAATA containing:
- the LOC125198068 gene encoding transcription factor GTE7-like gives rise to the protein MSTKLGFGLQNLPQEKMPQLVQIIRKRDEHLAQDVNEIELDIEALDTETLWELDRFVTNSKKMVSKTKRQALMMNNNPAAGVSIPSSPVTDADVGALSDKNDDCGKMMKQNDEEDVDIDDDMPAT